In Persephonella sp. IF05-L8, the following are encoded in one genomic region:
- a CDS encoding Rne/Rng family ribonuclease, with translation MDRELIIISSRNLYLYVIYEEKEPVEVRVEYKEIGRQSGNIYKGKVKRIVPAMNAAFVDIGEEREAFLPLKDINNCSKELKVNENIIVQVKRSAVGTKGAKLSCKIAIPGKYLVLIPNNPYISISTKIEDPEEKNRLKEHIKWLLEPFNEENHGFIIRTSAIDAPDEAIIEDFLSLKHLWDNISKSAENKKTPSLLYEETSKVYGILRDYAGRFSRIISDDIKKLKEIKEYLKKNFPNQNIKLEPYRKRKVSLYSYYQIDKLIHKILNPYVWLPNGGYIVIEETEALVSIDVNSGSHCKHKSLEETAYHTNLEAIKEIAKHLRLRDLGGIIIIDFIDMKDIEKKNSLIEHFKEEVKKDKRPVKIKNFTSLGLLELTRKKLEESLVKQLTEVCFTCGGQGFIRSKNLILLEIEKKISEMKPFVKLKIKVHPAIYRAVNNLIKDLKLIDRIDILSDNNININKFSIERVK, from the coding sequence GTGGATAGAGAGCTTATTATTATTTCTTCCCGAAACCTTTATCTATATGTTATCTATGAGGAAAAAGAGCCTGTTGAAGTACGTGTAGAATACAAAGAAATTGGAAGACAATCCGGTAATATATATAAAGGAAAAGTAAAACGTATAGTACCTGCAATGAACGCTGCTTTTGTTGATATTGGAGAAGAAAGGGAGGCATTCCTTCCTTTAAAGGATATAAACAACTGTTCAAAAGAATTAAAAGTAAATGAAAATATTATTGTACAGGTTAAAAGGTCTGCCGTAGGTACAAAAGGAGCAAAATTATCCTGCAAAATAGCTATACCTGGTAAATATCTTGTTTTAATTCCCAATAATCCTTATATATCAATATCCACGAAAATAGAAGACCCAGAGGAAAAAAACAGGCTAAAAGAACATATAAAATGGCTTTTAGAACCCTTTAACGAGGAAAACCATGGATTTATTATAAGAACATCAGCTATAGATGCTCCTGATGAAGCCATAATTGAGGATTTCCTTTCCCTTAAGCATTTGTGGGATAATATTTCTAAATCTGCAGAAAATAAAAAAACCCCTTCACTTCTTTATGAAGAAACCAGCAAAGTTTATGGAATTTTAAGGGATTATGCAGGTAGATTTTCCAGAATAATATCTGATGATATAAAAAAGCTAAAAGAAATAAAAGAATATCTTAAAAAAAATTTTCCAAATCAAAATATCAAATTAGAACCTTACAGAAAAAGAAAAGTGTCATTATATTCCTACTACCAGATAGACAAATTAATCCACAAGATATTAAATCCATATGTATGGCTTCCAAATGGTGGATACATAGTTATTGAGGAAACAGAAGCTCTTGTATCCATTGATGTGAACAGTGGTAGCCATTGTAAACATAAATCCCTTGAAGAAACAGCATACCATACGAATTTGGAAGCAATTAAAGAAATTGCAAAGCATCTGAGACTGAGAGATTTAGGGGGAATTATTATTATTGATTTTATAGATATGAAAGATATAGAAAAGAAAAACTCACTTATAGAACATTTTAAGGAAGAAGTAAAGAAGGATAAACGACCGGTAAAAATTAAAAATTTTACATCATTAGGATTATTAGAGTTAACCCGCAAAAAGCTGGAAGAAAGCCTTGTAAAACAGCTTACAGAAGTATGTTTTACCTGTGGAGGACAGGGGTTTATTCGGAGCAAAAATTTAATCTTACTGGAAATAGAGAAAAAAATATCTGAGATGAAGCCATTTGTAAAGTTAAAGATAAAAGTACATCCTGCAATTTACCGTGCTGTAAATAATCTGATTAAAGACCTGAAATTAATAGATAGAATTGATATACTTTCTGATAATAATATTAACATAAATAAGTTCAGTATAGAGAGAGTGAAATGA
- the bamD gene encoding outer membrane protein assembly factor BamD — MRKFFVVLICTGLLFSCGEKRVVKEQVLPKGIQLYKEGKYDEAKEYLKNAIYKAKNMTTTDIMQARYMLANIYYKEENYIDAIVEFEEFLSLFPTAPQVPEVLYKLAVSYLKISPSPDRDLTYVRKALDKAEELKDEYPDSPYAKKADEIIRKAKEMEATHLLEIADLYEHLGKYYSAVVYYDMVYNNYADLVNKEDVIYKIGYNLLNVDKQYKDEIQEYKQRIKELEDKIRKEKNLEKKNVLINRKELLQKHVDKLEERIQHSKKRGIAVLKHMLKEFPDTKYKNHIKDLLKNAKEG; from the coding sequence ATGAGAAAATTTTTTGTGGTTTTGATTTGTACAGGATTACTTTTTTCCTGTGGGGAAAAAAGGGTAGTCAAAGAACAAGTTTTACCTAAAGGAATACAGCTTTATAAAGAAGGAAAATATGATGAAGCAAAAGAATACTTAAAAAATGCTATTTATAAGGCCAAAAATATGACGACAACAGACATTATGCAAGCCAGATATATGCTTGCCAATATATACTACAAAGAGGAAAATTACATTGATGCAATTGTTGAATTTGAAGAATTCTTATCCCTCTTTCCAACTGCACCCCAAGTTCCAGAAGTTCTTTATAAACTGGCAGTTTCCTATTTAAAGATATCACCTTCTCCTGATAGGGACTTAACCTATGTAAGAAAAGCTCTTGATAAAGCAGAAGAATTAAAGGATGAATATCCTGACAGCCCCTATGCAAAAAAAGCAGATGAAATAATAAGAAAAGCTAAAGAAATGGAAGCGACACATCTCCTTGAGATAGCAGATTTGTATGAACATCTTGGAAAATACTACTCGGCTGTTGTTTATTATGACATGGTTTATAACAATTATGCCGATTTAGTTAACAAAGAAGATGTTATTTATAAAATTGGATATAATCTCCTGAATGTTGATAAACAGTATAAAGACGAAATTCAAGAATATAAACAAAGGATAAAGGAACTGGAAGATAAAATACGGAAAGAGAAAAACCTGGAGAAGAAGAATGTTCTAATTAACCGAAAAGAACTTCTACAAAAACATGTAGATAAACTGGAAGAGCGAATTCAACACAGCAAGAAAAGGGGCATAGCTGTTCTAAAACATATGCTAAAAGAATTTCCTGATACAAAATATAAAAATCATATAAAAGATTTATTAAAAAATGCAAAGGAGGGATAA
- the rsfS gene encoding ribosome silencing factor codes for MKAAEEKKGKDIVALEIGKVSPIADYMVIISGDVPIHTKAICDEITYRLKEKGVIPSHIEGYTEGRWIAIDYGDIMVNIFIPELREYYNLEWLWSDAPVVYSNKEEEK; via the coding sequence ATAAAGGCAGCCGAAGAGAAAAAAGGAAAGGATATTGTAGCCCTTGAGATAGGGAAAGTATCCCCAATAGCGGATTATATGGTGATAATATCAGGTGATGTGCCTATTCATACCAAGGCTATATGTGATGAGATTACATATAGACTAAAAGAAAAAGGAGTAATTCCTTCTCATATTGAAGGATACACAGAAGGCAGATGGATAGCTATAGATTACGGGGATATAATGGTGAACATTTTTATTCCTGAGCTTAGAGAGTATTACAACCTTGAATGGCTGTGGTCTGATGCACCGGTGGTTTATTCAAACAAGGAAGAAGAAAAATGA
- the murI gene encoding glutamate racemase, whose amino-acid sequence MSIGIFDSGIGGLTVFKEIAKEFPLADIYYLGDTARVPYGNKSPETVIRYSLEAAGYLAGFGIEALIVACNTASSYAIDKLRDNFDFPVIGVVEPGVEMALRHTKNGKVGVIGTQATIRSNSYKNLLEKKDIQVFQKPCPLFVPLVEEGITEGEIAKLIVKEYLDELIEKGIDTLILGCTHYPLLKNTIHQLYPHISIVDSSQAIVEFLHEHNIIFKGTGKRKIYITDEAESFKKFKEILVGNIPVERIDLSQICSL is encoded by the coding sequence ATGAGTATAGGTATATTTGATTCAGGTATCGGCGGGCTTACAGTTTTTAAAGAGATAGCAAAAGAATTTCCCCTTGCTGATATTTATTATCTTGGGGATACTGCCCGTGTCCCTTATGGAAATAAATCTCCTGAAACAGTAATCAGATACTCACTTGAAGCGGCAGGTTATCTGGCAGGATTTGGAATAGAAGCCCTTATAGTTGCCTGTAATACAGCTTCTTCCTATGCTATAGACAAACTTAGAGATAATTTTGATTTTCCTGTGATTGGTGTTGTTGAACCAGGAGTTGAGATGGCTTTAAGACATACAAAAAATGGAAAAGTTGGGGTTATCGGAACACAGGCAACAATAAGAAGTAATTCTTATAAAAATCTGTTGGAAAAAAAAGATATCCAGGTATTTCAAAAACCATGTCCATTGTTTGTTCCCCTTGTAGAAGAAGGTATCACAGAAGGGGAAATAGCAAAACTTATTGTAAAAGAATATCTTGATGAGCTCATAGAAAAAGGAATTGATACACTTATTTTAGGCTGCACCCATTATCCATTGCTTAAAAACACAATCCATCAACTTTACCCACATATCTCAATTGTGGACTCCTCACAGGCAATAGTAGAGTTTCTTCATGAACACAACATTATTTTCAAAGGCACAGGAAAAAGGAAAATATACATAACAGATGAGGCTGAGAGCTTCAAAAAATTCAAAGAAATACTTGTTGGTAATATTCCAGTTGAAAGAATAGACCTTTCTCAGATTTGCAGTCTATAA
- a CDS encoding UvrD-helicase domain-containing protein gives MDILEGLNPQQKEAVEYFSSPLLVLAGAGSGKTRVITHKIMYLVEKFGIPVNRILAITFTNKAANEMKERVVKALDLQNEPEWITTFHSLSAKILRIEAEHIGYKNDFVIYDEEDSKKVLKDVIKELDLDGEVYKPERLKNIISQIKQNLDKSILDFYAFTMPHLPKIYQKYQEHLAFSNAMDFDDLLLNVVKLFKENPEILKKWQEKFDYILVDEYQDTNLVQHEILKQIVGNRDCITVVGDPQQCIYTWRGANPENILDFENDFPNTKIIKLERNYRSTEKILSVANKVISDIKGRWKEKVLNLWTDKKGGEDIYLIILETDKKESDFIARKIKSITKEEGYSYSDFAVLVRMSYLSRNIEEAFIKHNIPYQVIGGVKFYERAEIKDILAYLRFALIPTDTQAFKRIINLPSRGIGEKTIQKIKQFYETDWLQALHDAYPSLSKKIQLRLQEFLELIEYVRNHANTSPANTAKYVVDVIKYEDYLMDKYKDWEDRVANIHELFNALKEVEKSGKTFMEFLEESSLSQAQDNLENSNTVKIMTVHAAKGLEFPVVFIAGLEDGIFPSGRSFEDIEQMEEEKRLFYVAITRAKEKLFMTYAKQRASFSGYLNETKPSRFLKSIKDSVKILADKGVVKKSQKSTKPAASYGNKAFSSSSGIRIGQLVKHDVFGKGVVKSISGNKAIVIFENVGEKQIIKDFLKPA, from the coding sequence ATGGATATATTAGAAGGTTTAAACCCCCAGCAAAAAGAGGCTGTAGAATACTTTAGTTCACCGCTTCTTGTTCTGGCAGGGGCAGGTTCAGGGAAAACAAGGGTTATAACACACAAAATAATGTATCTTGTGGAAAAATTTGGTATTCCTGTTAATAGAATACTTGCTATCACATTTACAAATAAAGCAGCCAATGAAATGAAAGAAAGGGTAGTCAAAGCCCTTGATTTACAAAATGAACCTGAATGGATAACAACATTCCACAGCCTTTCTGCAAAAATCCTCAGAATAGAAGCAGAGCATATTGGATATAAAAATGACTTTGTTATATATGATGAGGAAGACAGCAAAAAAGTTTTAAAAGATGTGATAAAAGAGTTAGACCTTGATGGAGAGGTTTATAAACCTGAAAGGCTGAAAAATATAATAAGCCAGATTAAACAAAATCTGGATAAATCAATACTGGACTTTTATGCCTTTACCATGCCCCATCTTCCAAAAATCTATCAAAAATATCAGGAGCATCTGGCATTTAGTAATGCAATGGATTTTGATGACCTACTGCTTAATGTTGTCAAGCTATTTAAAGAAAATCCAGAAATCCTGAAAAAATGGCAGGAAAAGTTTGATTATATTCTGGTAGATGAGTATCAAGATACCAACCTTGTTCAGCATGAGATTTTAAAGCAGATTGTCGGAAACAGAGATTGTATTACCGTTGTGGGAGACCCTCAGCAATGTATATACACATGGAGAGGTGCAAATCCTGAGAATATACTGGATTTTGAAAATGATTTCCCCAACACCAAAATAATAAAACTTGAAAGAAACTACCGTTCTACAGAAAAAATATTATCTGTGGCAAACAAAGTAATATCTGATATAAAAGGTCGCTGGAAAGAAAAGGTTTTAAATCTATGGACAGATAAAAAAGGCGGAGAAGATATATATCTAATAATTCTGGAAACAGATAAAAAAGAAAGTGATTTTATAGCCAGAAAAATAAAATCCATAACAAAGGAAGAAGGATATTCATACTCAGATTTTGCCGTGCTTGTAAGAATGTCTTATCTATCCCGTAATATTGAAGAAGCTTTTATAAAGCATAACATTCCATATCAGGTTATAGGCGGAGTTAAGTTTTATGAAAGGGCTGAGATAAAGGATATCCTTGCATATCTTAGATTTGCTTTAATTCCGACCGATACACAGGCATTTAAAAGGATAATTAATCTGCCTTCCAGGGGAATAGGAGAAAAAACAATTCAAAAAATAAAGCAATTTTATGAAACAGACTGGCTTCAGGCTCTGCATGATGCTTATCCATCCTTGTCAAAAAAAATCCAGCTCAGGCTTCAGGAATTTCTTGAACTGATTGAGTATGTGAGAAACCATGCAAATACCTCCCCTGCAAACACAGCAAAGTATGTGGTAGATGTTATTAAATATGAAGATTATTTGATGGATAAATACAAAGACTGGGAAGACAGAGTTGCCAATATTCATGAGCTTTTCAATGCTCTGAAAGAAGTAGAAAAAAGCGGAAAAACATTTATGGAATTTTTAGAAGAAAGTTCTCTTTCACAGGCTCAGGATAATCTGGAAAACTCAAATACTGTAAAAATAATGACTGTCCATGCTGCCAAAGGATTGGAATTTCCTGTAGTGTTTATCGCAGGACTGGAAGATGGAATATTCCCAAGTGGAAGGTCTTTTGAGGATATTGAGCAGATGGAAGAGGAAAAAAGATTATTCTATGTAGCAATTACAAGGGCAAAAGAGAAATTATTTATGACTTATGCAAAACAGAGGGCATCTTTTAGTGGTTATCTTAATGAAACCAAACCATCCAGATTTCTGAAAAGTATCAAAGACAGTGTAAAAATACTGGCAGATAAGGGAGTGGTTAAAAAATCTCAGAAATCTACAAAACCTGCTGCAAGCTATGGAAATAAGGCCTTTTCTTCATCTTCAGGTATAAGAATAGGACAGCTTGTTAAACATGATGTATTTGGAAAAGGTGTTGTGAAATCTATTTCAGGAAATAAAGCAATAGTCATTTTTGAAAATGTAGGAGAAAAACAAATTATTAAAGATTTTCTAAAACCCGCTTAA
- a CDS encoding methyl-accepting chemotaxis protein: MKFLSNLTIKMKVLILSIIPLLAILIYTSIFLYNHYKSYSESQIIENSVNLATKISAVVHELQKERGRTAGYLGSGGTKFKIELQEQRRLTDQKISQLKNYLNKIDKSSIPEKTYMKLQTALEELNKLNFIRNQVDSLDIPVNKAIGFYTNLNRLFLETIGSFAKNSSDATITKQLTAYTDFLFAKERMGVERAVLSAVFAQGSFTPELYTRFISLLSEQRAFLISFETIAPEDFLQKYRQIVSGQVVEEVKRMENIAIQKAQEGNFGVDPHYWFDTITKKINLMKKAEDYMSATLIKTINDIQSHAKGNLIADFIISSAIITFIVLIGFMINKSISTTITTIQKELKYIADTKDFTKKVRINTNDEMKNIADSINYLIEASREAIEQAKIASQENTSIAAELSATATEIEKRAEEETHIVNNTTTKAHSIRKPLEVSVEKLEQTKEKIIKASETLDEAKGKISSLIETVKSSAAEEIKIVQELEALKEATEKTKEVLKLIEDIANQTNLLALNAAIEAARAGEFGKGFAVVADEVRNLAEKSREYVENITNTIMELLTHINNIAEKISSNAQAVNKLAEESSKVEEDVNNITTTMKETAEVSEDASESIKAIVEEIKGIIADIEKINEISTANTQSVEEIAKATEHLYTMTENLSKILEEFKT; the protein is encoded by the coding sequence ATGAAATTTTTATCAAATCTAACCATTAAAATGAAAGTTCTCATTCTTTCTATTATTCCCCTTCTGGCAATCTTAATTTACACCTCCATTTTTTTGTATAACCACTACAAAAGCTACTCTGAATCTCAAATTATTGAGAACAGTGTAAATCTTGCAACAAAAATATCAGCAGTTGTTCATGAATTACAAAAAGAAAGGGGAAGAACAGCAGGCTATCTGGGAAGTGGTGGAACAAAATTCAAAATAGAACTTCAAGAACAACGAAGACTAACAGACCAGAAAATATCCCAGCTTAAAAACTATTTAAATAAGATAGATAAAAGTAGTATTCCAGAAAAAACATATATGAAACTCCAGACAGCACTGGAAGAACTTAATAAACTTAATTTTATAAGAAATCAGGTTGATAGTTTAGACATTCCTGTAAACAAAGCAATAGGCTTTTATACAAATCTCAACAGACTATTTCTGGAAACAATAGGTTCTTTTGCAAAAAATAGCTCCGATGCCACTATAACAAAACAGCTAACGGCTTATACAGACTTTTTATTTGCAAAAGAAAGAATGGGGGTAGAAAGAGCTGTTTTATCTGCTGTTTTTGCACAAGGAAGCTTTACACCTGAACTTTATACCAGATTTATATCTCTTTTAAGTGAACAAAGAGCCTTCCTGATATCATTTGAAACTATAGCACCTGAGGATTTCCTTCAAAAATACCGCCAGATAGTCAGTGGTCAGGTTGTTGAAGAAGTTAAAAGAATGGAGAACATAGCCATTCAAAAAGCACAGGAAGGAAACTTTGGTGTAGACCCACACTACTGGTTTGATACTATTACAAAGAAAATCAATCTTATGAAAAAAGCAGAAGATTATATGTCTGCCACACTAATTAAAACTATAAATGATATCCAATCCCATGCTAAAGGTAATCTTATAGCAGACTTTATTATTTCTTCAGCGATAATAACCTTCATAGTACTTATAGGATTTATGATAAACAAATCAATCAGCACTACGATAACCACTATACAGAAAGAACTTAAATACATAGCTGATACAAAAGACTTCACGAAAAAAGTCAGAATAAATACAAATGATGAGATGAAAAATATTGCAGACTCTATTAACTACCTGATTGAAGCCTCAAGAGAAGCCATTGAACAGGCAAAAATTGCTTCCCAGGAAAACACATCTATTGCGGCTGAGCTTTCTGCAACTGCAACAGAAATAGAGAAAAGAGCAGAAGAGGAAACTCATATAGTCAATAACACAACAACAAAAGCCCACTCTATAAGAAAACCCCTTGAGGTTTCTGTAGAAAAACTTGAACAGACCAAAGAAAAAATAATAAAGGCAAGTGAAACACTTGATGAAGCAAAAGGTAAGATTTCAAGTCTCATAGAAACTGTAAAATCCAGTGCTGCAGAAGAAATCAAAATTGTTCAGGAGCTTGAAGCACTAAAAGAAGCCACAGAAAAAACAAAAGAGGTTCTTAAACTTATTGAGGATATAGCAAATCAGACAAACCTGCTTGCCCTTAATGCTGCTATTGAGGCAGCAAGAGCTGGAGAATTTGGAAAAGGATTTGCAGTTGTTGCTGATGAAGTAAGAAACCTTGCAGAAAAATCAAGGGAGTATGTTGAAAACATAACAAACACCATTATGGAGCTTTTAACCCATATAAATAACATAGCCGAAAAAATCTCCAGCAATGCACAGGCTGTCAATAAACTTGCAGAGGAATCCTCAAAAGTTGAAGAGGATGTAAACAACATAACAACCACCATGAAAGAAACAGCCGAAGTCTCAGAAGACGCATCAGAATCCATTAAAGCAATAGTAGAAGAAATCAAGGGAATTATAGCTGATATAGAAAAGATTAATGAGATTTCAACTGCCAACACCCAGAGTGTTGAAGAAATTGCCAAAGCAACAGAGCATCTATATACAATGACAGAAAATCTCAGTAAAATTCTTGAAGAATTCAAGACATAA
- a CDS encoding ABC transporter ATP-binding protein: MYTWEKVFSEIKKYKRELILGHIFALLAIAVSVPTPLFLPLLVDEVLLNKPGIFVHTYNKIFGQGNPVTYTFAALIIVLIMRTLFFVFNALQAKIFTKISKSVTYKIREDLLKHIKDLSMAEFETVGSGAIASKLITDVNTIDDFIGKTVSRLIISVFTIVGVAVVLIMINWKLGLLIVFLNPVVIYFTTIIGRRIGKLKAIENKAVEKFQEKLTETLDLFWQIRASNREEPFINAVLKTAQEVKNTAIEFGWKSDAAGRLSMLVFLAGYEIFRATSILFVAYSDLTIGLMLAIFGYLWVMMTPVQELLGIQYAFHSGDAALKRINQIFEMRKEPKYPHILNPFKNRETTSVKLKDVYFSYDGENYVLKNINLKAEEGQKIAIVGASGSGKTTLAHIIVGFYPVDKGKVLYGDIPVEEIGLDVVRENVSLVLQMPMMFNDTVRFNLTLGRDIPEYKIWEALEIAQMKDVVEALPQKLDTLIGKNGVRLSGGQRQRLAIARMILQDPKIVILDESTSALDTHTEYKLFNALQKYLEKKTAIIIAHRLSTVQQADYIYVLDKGEIVEEGTHQELMEKEGLYNQYMRKYFVN; the protein is encoded by the coding sequence ATGTACACATGGGAAAAAGTTTTTTCTGAGATTAAAAAATACAAGAGAGAACTTATCTTAGGGCATATTTTTGCCCTTCTGGCAATTGCTGTAAGTGTTCCAACTCCTCTATTCCTGCCTTTGCTTGTGGATGAAGTGCTACTGAACAAACCAGGAATATTTGTCCATACATACAACAAAATCTTTGGACAGGGCAATCCTGTAACATATACCTTTGCTGCACTAATTATTGTTCTAATAATGAGAACCCTGTTTTTTGTGTTTAACGCACTGCAGGCAAAAATTTTCACAAAAATATCCAAAAGCGTTACATACAAAATTAGGGAAGACCTGCTTAAACATATAAAAGATTTATCTATGGCTGAATTTGAAACTGTAGGAAGTGGAGCTATTGCCTCTAAACTTATAACCGACGTTAACACCATTGATGATTTTATAGGAAAAACGGTTAGCAGATTAATTATATCTGTTTTCACAATTGTTGGTGTTGCTGTTGTTCTTATTATGATTAACTGGAAGTTAGGATTACTTATAGTTTTCCTAAATCCTGTCGTTATCTATTTCACAACAATTATTGGTCGCAGAATAGGAAAGCTCAAAGCTATAGAAAATAAAGCTGTAGAAAAATTTCAGGAAAAACTCACAGAAACCCTTGATTTATTCTGGCAGATAAGGGCAAGTAATAGAGAAGAGCCATTTATAAATGCAGTTTTAAAAACTGCACAGGAAGTCAAAAACACTGCCATAGAGTTTGGCTGGAAAAGTGATGCAGCAGGAAGATTATCTATGCTTGTTTTCCTTGCTGGATATGAGATATTCAGGGCTACAAGTATTCTCTTTGTTGCATACTCAGACCTTACAATTGGTTTGATGCTTGCAATTTTCGGGTATCTGTGGGTAATGATGACACCTGTTCAGGAATTACTTGGAATACAGTATGCCTTCCATTCTGGAGATGCTGCTCTAAAGAGAATAAACCAGATTTTTGAGATGAGAAAAGAGCCTAAATATCCCCATATACTAAATCCATTCAAAAATAGAGAAACAACTTCTGTAAAGTTAAAGGATGTGTATTTTTCTTATGACGGGGAAAACTATGTTCTAAAAAATATCAATCTAAAGGCTGAAGAAGGTCAGAAAATAGCCATAGTAGGTGCAAGTGGAAGTGGGAAAACCACTCTGGCTCATATAATAGTAGGTTTTTATCCTGTAGATAAAGGAAAGGTTTTATATGGAGATATTCCTGTTGAGGAAATTGGTCTTGATGTTGTCCGTGAAAACGTATCTCTTGTTTTGCAGATGCCTATGATGTTCAATGACACTGTTAGATTTAACCTGACCCTTGGTAGAGATATTCCTGAATACAAGATATGGGAAGCTTTAGAAATAGCCCAGATGAAAGATGTAGTAGAGGCATTACCACAAAAACTGGATACACTTATCGGAAAAAACGGGGTTAGACTTTCCGGAGGCCAAAGACAACGACTTGCTATAGCCAGAATGATTTTACAAGACCCTAAAATTGTTATCCTTGACGAATCCACATCAGCCCTTGATACCCATACAGAATATAAACTGTTTAATGCTCTTCAAAAATATCTGGAGAAAAAAACAGCCATCATCATTGCCCACCGATTATCAACAGTTCAACAGGCAGATTATATCTATGTTCTTGATAAAGGGGAAATAGTAGAAGAAGGAACTCATCAGGAACTTATGGAAAAAGAAGGTCTTTATAATCAGTACATGAGAAAATATTTTGTCAATTAA
- a CDS encoding DNA adenine methylase, with amino-acid sequence MQIILKPKPFVKWAGGKRQIIDILKREAPTEFNTYIEPFVGGGALLFELLPERAIINDINSELINAYKVIKDYPDQLIESLKLHKNDKEYYYKVRALDPTKLSPVERASRFIYLNKTCFNGLYRENSKGQFNVPFGKYKNPKIVDEGNIKAVSEYLNTANIKIFNTDYKEICELADKGDFIYLDPPYHPISKTSSFTKYTKYDFTQKDQEELAQIFRRLDKKGCYVMLSNSNTNFIRHLYKDYKIIEIHASRAINSNAEGRKKAKIEVLIKNF; translated from the coding sequence ATGCAAATAATATTAAAACCTAAACCTTTTGTAAAATGGGCAGGTGGAAAAAGACAGATAATAGATATTCTTAAAAGGGAAGCACCCACAGAATTTAATACATATATAGAACCATTTGTAGGTGGAGGAGCTTTATTATTTGAATTATTACCAGAAAGAGCAATCATAAACGATATAAACTCAGAATTAATTAATGCTTACAAGGTAATAAAAGACTATCCAGATCAATTAATAGAAAGTTTAAAGCTGCACAAAAACGATAAGGAATATTACTATAAAGTGAGGGCATTAGATCCAACAAAATTATCTCCTGTAGAAAGGGCAAGTAGATTTATTTATTTAAATAAAACCTGTTTTAATGGGCTATACAGGGAAAATTCCAAAGGACAATTTAATGTTCCATTTGGTAAATATAAAAATCCAAAAATCGTAGACGAGGGAAATATAAAAGCTGTATCTGAGTATTTAAACACAGCTAATATAAAAATTTTCAACACTGATTATAAAGAAATTTGTGAACTGGCAGATAAAGGGGACTTTATTTATTTAGACCCCCCTTATCATCCAATTAGTAAGACTTCCTCATTTACCAAATATACAAAATATGATTTTACACAAAAGGATCAGGAAGAGTTAGCACAAATTTTTAGACGATTAGACAAGAAAGGTTGTTATGTAATGCTTTCTAATTCCAATACAAACTTTATAAGGCACTTATACAAAGATTATAAAATCATAGAAATTCATGCAAGTAGAGCTATAAACTCAAATGCAGAAGGGAGAAAAAAAGCAAAGATAGAAGTATTAATCAAAAATTTCTGA